From the Ferrigenium kumadai genome, one window contains:
- a CDS encoding RnfH family protein, which produces MQIGVAFSEPAQQLWLRIEVPEEATVQLAIEQSGILKKFPYIDLAEYKVGIFGKVAELDAALRPGDRVEIYRAITADPATVPRRVIAGDDDE; this is translated from the coding sequence ATGCAAATCGGCGTCGCTTTTTCCGAACCCGCACAACAACTCTGGCTGCGCATCGAAGTGCCCGAGGAGGCCACCGTGCAACTAGCCATCGAGCAGTCCGGCATCCTCAAGAAATTTCCGTATATCGATCTGGCGGAATACAAGGTCGGCATCTTCGGCAAAGTGGCTGAACTGGATGCGGCGCTCAGGCCAGGAGATCGGGTGGAGATCTATCGCGCTATCACCGCCGATCCGGCAACTGTGCCGCGCCGCGTGATCGCCGGCGATGACGACGAATAG
- a CDS encoding bacteriohemerythrin: protein MSKHHAIWNESRHALNVAQMDLTHQEFIRQVAALIGASDAEFPALFQALINHTRIHFTEEGRLMRASKYRGLPEHESEHHRVLGELQQLNRSLRRGRILLVRAYVREGLMEWFDSHLAMMDSALAMHLKSASNGEYVNGFSSCLIAGVAGT from the coding sequence ATGAGCAAGCATCACGCGATCTGGAATGAATCGCGCCACGCGCTGAATGTGGCGCAAATGGATCTCACCCATCAGGAGTTCATCCGGCAAGTGGCCGCGTTGATCGGCGCGAGCGACGCGGAGTTTCCCGCCCTGTTCCAGGCTTTGATCAACCATACCCGCATCCACTTCACCGAAGAAGGCCGGTTGATGCGCGCCTCGAAATACAGGGGGCTGCCGGAACACGAAAGCGAACATCACCGCGTGCTGGGCGAACTGCAACAGCTCAACCGCAGCCTCAGGCGCGGCCGCATCCTGCTGGTGCGGGCATATGTGCGGGAAGGATTGATGGAATGGTTCGACTCACATCTGGCGATGATGGACAGCGCGCTGGCGATGCATCTGAAAAGCGCGTCGAACGGGGAATATGTGAACGGATTCTCATCCTGCTTGATTGCTGGCGTTGCGGGAACTTAA
- the nifT gene encoding putative nitrogen fixation protein NifT yields MANIMIRRDSKGSYQFYLPKRDLEDTIVSMEFDTQEKWGGEIKLNNGGTYYIEPQVAPARLPYSVRAKRLDAAE; encoded by the coding sequence ATGGCAAACATCATGATCCGTCGCGACAGCAAGGGCAGTTATCAGTTCTACCTGCCCAAGCGCGATCTCGAGGACACCATCGTTTCGATGGAGTTCGATACCCAGGAGAAATGGGGGGGAGAGATCAAGCTAAACAACGGCGGGACTTATTACATCGAGCCTCAAGTCGCGCCTGCGCGATTGCCTTATTCGGTGCGCGCCAAGCGCCTCGATGCGGCGGAATAA
- a CDS encoding DUF6129 family protein, translating to MLTEETLERIANAAAALRELNEDALAGLKQIWPDLRFTFCSDDDMPARMPPALQRNKFNLYLVGGGEHCLSLTTDPLQAIGVVLAWVDGED from the coding sequence ATGCTCACCGAAGAAACACTGGAACGGATCGCCAATGCTGCGGCCGCACTGCGCGAATTGAACGAAGATGCGCTGGCCGGTTTGAAACAGATATGGCCGGACCTGCGCTTCACTTTCTGCAGCGACGACGACATGCCCGCCCGGATGCCGCCCGCGCTGCAGCGCAATAAATTCAACCTCTACCTGGTGGGCGGTGGCGAACACTGCCTTAGTTTGACCACCGACCCGCTGCAAGCCATTGGCGTGGTACTGGCGTGGGTGGATGGAGAGGATTAG
- a CDS encoding NAD(+)--dinitrogen-reductase ADP-D-ribosyltransferase — translation MPTTSGAPAIPLPKSARLPINRCNLPAAILGSLTFQHAPVALELDGVKELHRGLFELLDKLDDVKERAHAFMLHMNASFFLGQPEQAGFTADSTLDRSRADYLRMVRGWAFDADGREGAVMKGWVESRFGLLQRYHGGPIRDFSDDTYRRYLEMRSAGLYGTNALEAQLDLLYTYCQYELARSHPGKMHLTLYRGVNRMDDHETLAQLDGKRRVVLLNSLSSFTANKERADEFGDYLLTAEVPLSKIAYYTRLLPDMLRGEEEYAVIGGLYEVGMAAY, via the coding sequence GTGCCGACAACGTCCGGTGCCCCGGCGATCCCGCTGCCGAAGTCCGCGCGCCTGCCGATCAACCGTTGCAACCTGCCCGCCGCCATCCTCGGCAGCCTCACCTTCCAGCACGCGCCCGTAGCGCTCGAACTCGACGGCGTGAAGGAACTGCATCGCGGCCTGTTCGAACTGCTGGATAAACTCGACGACGTAAAGGAGCGCGCACATGCCTTCATGCTGCACATGAACGCCTCGTTCTTCCTGGGCCAGCCGGAACAGGCCGGTTTTACCGCCGACTCCACGCTGGACCGCAGCCGGGCGGATTACCTGAGGATGGTGCGCGGCTGGGCATTCGATGCGGACGGGCGCGAAGGCGCGGTGATGAAGGGCTGGGTGGAATCGCGCTTCGGCCTGTTGCAGCGCTACCACGGCGGGCCGATACGCGACTTCTCGGACGACACCTACCGCCGCTACCTGGAGATGCGCTCCGCCGGCCTGTATGGAACCAATGCGCTCGAAGCGCAGCTCGACCTGCTCTACACCTATTGCCAGTACGAACTCGCACGATCGCATCCAGGCAAGATGCACCTCACTCTATACCGCGGCGTGAACCGCATGGACGACCACGAGACGCTGGCGCAACTGGACGGCAAGCGCCGCGTGGTGCTGCTCAACAGCCTGAGCTCCTTCACCGCCAATAAAGAACGCGCCGACGAATTCGGAGACTACCTGCTCACCGCCGAAGTGCCGCTGAGCAAGATCGCCTATTACACCCGGCTGCTGCCGGACATGCTGCGAGGGGAAGAGGAATACGCGGTGATTGGCGGGTTGTATGAGGTGGGGATGGCGGCGTATTGA
- a CDS encoding RnfABCDGE type electron transport complex subunit G, translating into MKLEELRGKLSYQGILLGGVALLTSAALAYAARITEADIKAAEAADLKLSLTQVLPGEYENDLLKDTIKLPGKEGAVLVYRGRRAGKVEAVVYRVIGHGYAGNIVCVMGVSREGKILGVRVISHKETPGLGDKIEPAKGNWIHAFEGRWLGDPPLEKWAVKKDGGIFDQFAGATITPRGVVKAVKGGLEFFEQNRTALLEGAATEGGEK; encoded by the coding sequence ATGAAACTCGAAGAATTGCGCGGCAAGCTGAGTTATCAGGGCATCCTGTTGGGTGGCGTGGCACTGCTGACCAGCGCGGCGCTGGCCTATGCGGCCCGCATCACCGAAGCGGACATCAAGGCGGCGGAAGCAGCTGACCTCAAGCTGTCGCTGACGCAAGTGCTGCCGGGCGAATACGAAAACGACCTGCTCAAGGACACGATCAAACTGCCCGGCAAAGAGGGCGCGGTGCTGGTGTATCGCGGACGCCGTGCGGGCAAGGTCGAAGCGGTCGTGTATCGCGTGATCGGCCATGGCTACGCGGGCAACATCGTGTGCGTGATGGGTGTGTCGCGCGAGGGCAAGATCCTCGGTGTGCGCGTCATCAGCCACAAGGAAACGCCGGGGCTGGGCGACAAGATCGAGCCGGCCAAGGGCAACTGGATACACGCTTTCGAGGGGCGTTGGCTGGGCGACCCGCCCCTGGAGAAATGGGCGGTGAAGAAAGACGGCGGCATATTCGACCAGTTCGCCGGAGCCACCATCACCCCGCGCGGCGTGGTCAAGGCGGTGAAGGGCGGGTTGGAATTCTTCGAACAGAATCGAACCGCGCTGCTTGAAGGTGCGGCAACGGAAGGAGGCGAGAAATGA
- a CDS encoding 4Fe-4S binding protein: protein MAMKINADLCTSCGDCEPECPTASISTKKGMYVINASECTECDGEYDKPQCVKICPIKGCITQIAA from the coding sequence ATGGCAATGAAGATCAATGCAGATTTGTGCACCTCCTGCGGTGATTGCGAACCGGAATGCCCTACGGCTTCCATTAGCACGAAGAAGGGCATGTACGTCATCAACGCAAGCGAATGTACCGAGTGCGACGGTGAATACGACAAGCCGCAATGCGTGAAGATCTGCCCGATCAAGGGTTGCATCACACAGATCGCAGCGTAA
- the nifH gene encoding nitrogenase iron protein, with protein sequence MALRQCAIYGKGGIGKSTTTQNLVAALAEAGKKVMIVGCDPKADSTRLILHSKAQNSVMELAAEAGSVEDLELEDVLSVGFGGVKCVESGGPEPGVGCAGRGVITAINFLEEEGAYDDELDFVFYDVLGDVVCGGFAMPIRENKAQEIYIVCSGEMMAMYAANNIAKGIVKYANSGGVRLAGLICNSRNTDREDELIIALAERLGTQMIHFVPRDNAVQHAEIRRMTVIEYDPKAKQADEYRALARKVVDNKKFVIPTPITMDELEELLMEFGIMEAEDESIIGKAAAAA encoded by the coding sequence ATGGCACTGCGTCAATGCGCAATTTACGGGAAGGGCGGTATCGGTAAATCGACTACCACCCAGAATCTGGTGGCGGCTCTGGCCGAAGCCGGCAAGAAGGTAATGATCGTCGGCTGCGATCCGAAGGCTGACTCCACTCGCCTGATCCTGCACTCCAAGGCACAGAACTCCGTGATGGAACTGGCGGCCGAAGCGGGCAGCGTGGAAGACCTGGAACTCGAAGATGTGCTGTCGGTTGGTTTCGGCGGCGTGAAGTGCGTCGAGTCCGGTGGTCCTGAGCCTGGCGTCGGCTGCGCCGGCCGCGGCGTGATCACCGCCATCAACTTCCTCGAAGAAGAAGGTGCGTACGACGACGAACTCGACTTCGTGTTCTACGACGTGCTGGGTGACGTGGTGTGCGGCGGTTTCGCGATGCCGATCCGCGAGAACAAGGCGCAGGAGATCTACATCGTTTGCTCCGGCGAAATGATGGCGATGTACGCCGCCAACAACATTGCCAAGGGCATCGTGAAGTATGCGAACTCCGGCGGCGTGCGTCTGGCCGGCCTGATCTGCAACAGCCGTAATACCGACCGCGAAGACGAGCTGATCATCGCGCTGGCCGAGCGCCTGGGCACCCAGATGATCCACTTCGTGCCGCGCGACAACGCTGTGCAGCACGCCGAGATCCGCCGCATGACCGTGATCGAATACGACCCGAAGGCGAAGCAGGCCGACGAGTACCGCGCTCTGGCTCGCAAGGTGGTGGACAACAAGAAGTTCGTTATCCCCACTCCGATCACCATGGACGAGTTGGAAGAACTGTTGATGGAGTTCGGCATCATGGAAGCGGAAGACGAATCCATCATCGGCAAGGCTGCTGCCGCAGCCTGA
- the nifK gene encoding nitrogenase molybdenum-iron protein subunit beta — MQQVDDIKPCYPLFRQDEYKETLKNKQALFEERHDSAKIEETFKWTTTMEYRELNFKREALTVNPAKACQPLGAVLCALGFEKTLPYVHGSQGCVAYFRSYFNRHFREPVSCVSDSMTEDAAVFGGQKNMIDGLENAKALYKPDMIAVSTTCMAEVIGDDLNAFIRNTKKAGNIPEDYPVPFAHTPSFVGSHVTGWDNMFEGVIRYFTLNSMDDKVPGKNGKINIVPGFETYLGNYRVMHRMLGEMGVDYTLLSDPTEVLDTPADGQFRMYAGGTTQEQVKDAPNAATTFLLQPMQLDKTKKYVETTWKHEVPKLSIPMGLDWTDEFLMKVAEVTGKEIPASLALERGRLVDMMTDSHTWLHGKKISLYGDPDFTLGMTKFLTELGIEPLHVLCNNGGKKWEKAMRKMLDETPYGKNTQLFAGADLWHFRSLVLTEKPDFMIGNSYAKFIQRDTLAKGKEFEVPLIRIGFPIFDRHHLHRSTTLGYEGAMQVLTTIVNAVLERLDEETRGMGTTDYNHDLVR; from the coding sequence ATGCAACAAGTCGATGACATCAAACCTTGTTATCCGCTGTTCCGTCAGGACGAGTACAAGGAAACGCTGAAAAACAAACAGGCGCTGTTCGAAGAGCGTCACGATTCCGCGAAGATCGAAGAGACCTTCAAGTGGACCACCACGATGGAATACCGCGAGCTGAACTTCAAGCGCGAGGCCCTGACCGTGAACCCGGCCAAGGCATGCCAACCGCTGGGCGCTGTGCTGTGCGCGCTGGGGTTCGAGAAGACCCTGCCGTATGTGCACGGTTCGCAGGGCTGCGTGGCTTACTTCCGTTCCTACTTCAACCGTCACTTCCGCGAGCCGGTCTCCTGTGTCTCCGACTCCATGACCGAAGACGCAGCCGTGTTCGGCGGCCAGAAGAACATGATCGACGGCCTGGAGAACGCCAAGGCGCTGTACAAGCCGGACATGATCGCCGTAAGCACCACCTGCATGGCGGAAGTCATCGGCGACGACCTGAACGCCTTCATCCGCAACACCAAGAAGGCAGGCAACATCCCCGAGGACTATCCGGTCCCGTTTGCGCACACACCGTCTTTCGTGGGCTCGCATGTCACCGGCTGGGACAACATGTTCGAAGGGGTCATCCGCTACTTCACCCTGAACAGCATGGACGACAAGGTGCCGGGCAAGAACGGCAAGATCAACATCGTTCCCGGTTTCGAGACCTACCTCGGCAACTACCGCGTGATGCACCGCATGCTGGGCGAGATGGGCGTGGACTACACCCTGTTGAGCGACCCGACCGAAGTGCTGGATACTCCGGCCGACGGCCAGTTCCGCATGTATGCAGGCGGAACCACTCAGGAACAAGTGAAGGATGCGCCTAACGCTGCCACCACTTTCCTGTTGCAACCGATGCAACTCGACAAGACCAAGAAGTATGTCGAGACCACATGGAAGCATGAAGTGCCGAAGCTCAGCATCCCGATGGGCCTGGATTGGACCGACGAGTTTCTGATGAAGGTCGCGGAGGTCACCGGCAAGGAGATTCCCGCATCGCTGGCGCTGGAGCGTGGCCGTCTGGTCGACATGATGACCGATAGCCACACCTGGCTGCACGGCAAGAAGATCAGCCTGTACGGCGATCCCGACTTCACGCTGGGCATGACCAAGTTCCTCACCGAGTTGGGCATCGAGCCGCTGCACGTGCTGTGCAACAACGGCGGCAAGAAGTGGGAGAAGGCCATGCGCAAGATGCTGGACGAGACCCCTTACGGCAAGAACACCCAGCTGTTCGCGGGCGCTGATCTGTGGCACTTCCGTTCGCTGGTGCTGACCGAGAAGCCTGATTTCATGATCGGCAACAGCTACGCCAAGTTCATCCAGCGCGACACGCTGGCCAAGGGCAAGGAGTTCGAAGTTCCGCTGATCCGCATCGGCTTCCCGATCTTCGACCGTCACCACCTGCATCGCTCGACGACCCTGGGTTACGAAGGCGCCATGCAAGTGCTGACCACTATCGTGAACGCGGTACTGGAACGTCTGGACGAAGAGACCAGAGGCATGGGAACGACCGACTACAACCACGACCTGGTTCGTTAA
- a CDS encoding electron transport complex subunit E encodes MSENYGRITRDGLWDNNIVFAQILGMCPTMAVTSSATNGLGMGLATTAVLLAANAIISAARDLISPDVRIPVYIVLIATLVTLVDVSLNAWAHDLYKVLGLYIALIVANCAVLGRAEAFAAKNGVAASAMDGLMMGLGFTFALTLIGGIRELLGAGTLFANAHLLLGQTFAFLETTVIPEYKGYLLMILPPGGFMVLGFLLAGKRVLESRRAARAQLVAAESAAS; translated from the coding sequence ATGAGCGAGAACTACGGACGCATCACGCGCGACGGCTTGTGGGACAACAACATCGTCTTCGCGCAGATACTCGGCATGTGCCCGACCATGGCCGTGACCAGCAGCGCCACCAACGGCCTTGGCATGGGCTTGGCGACCACGGCAGTGCTGCTCGCCGCCAACGCCATCATCTCGGCGGCGCGCGACCTCATCAGCCCGGACGTGCGCATCCCGGTTTACATCGTGCTGATCGCCACACTGGTGACGCTGGTGGACGTGAGCCTGAATGCATGGGCGCACGACCTGTACAAGGTGCTCGGCCTGTACATCGCGCTGATCGTGGCCAACTGCGCCGTGCTCGGACGCGCCGAGGCCTTCGCCGCCAAGAACGGCGTGGCCGCTTCGGCCATGGACGGCTTGATGATGGGACTGGGATTTACCTTCGCGCTGACGCTGATTGGCGGTATCCGGGAACTGCTGGGTGCGGGCACGCTATTCGCAAATGCTCATTTGTTGCTGGGACAGACTTTCGCATTCCTGGAGACCACGGTGATTCCCGAATACAAGGGCTACCTGCTGATGATCCTGCCCCCGGGCGGTTTCATGGTGCTGGGATTCCTGCTGGCAGGCAAGCGCGTCCTCGAGAGCCGCCGCGCGGCGCGTGCCCAATTGGTTGCTGCCGAATCGGCAGCGAGTTAG
- the nifD gene encoding nitrogenase molybdenum-iron protein alpha chain translates to MSALTREETEALIQEVLEVYPEKAKKDRAKHLAVNDQSIEQSKKCITSNRKSLPGVMTIRGCAYAGSKGVVWGPIKDMIHISHGPVGCGQYSRAGRRNYYVGTTGVNTFGTMNFTSDFQEKDIVFGGDKKLAKLIGEIETLFPLNKGISVQSECPIGLIGDDIEAVSKKAAKEINKPVVPVRCEGFRGVSQSLGHHIANDAIRDWVLGNRDGQAFESTPYDVTIIGDYNIGGDAWATRTILEDMGLRVIAQWSGDGTIAEMENTPKAKLNLLHCYRSMNYISRHMEEKYGIPYMEYNFFGPTKIEASIREIASFFDDKIKANAEKVIAKYKPIMQGIIDKYKPRLQGKRVMLYVGGLRPRHIIGAYEDLGMEVVGTGYEFAHNDDYDRTIKEMGNSTLLYDDVTGFEFEEFVKRVKPDLVGSGIKEKFIFQKMGIPFRQMHSWDYSGPYHGYDGFAIFARDMDMTLNNPCWSKLAAPWLKQSEPVAEKVAA, encoded by the coding sequence ATGTCTGCATTGACACGCGAAGAGACCGAAGCCCTCATCCAGGAGGTGCTCGAGGTCTATCCCGAGAAAGCGAAGAAAGACCGCGCCAAGCATCTGGCGGTCAACGATCAATCCATCGAACAGTCCAAGAAGTGCATCACCTCCAACCGCAAATCGTTGCCGGGCGTGATGACCATTCGCGGCTGCGCCTACGCCGGTTCCAAGGGCGTGGTGTGGGGCCCGATCAAGGACATGATCCACATTTCCCACGGCCCGGTCGGCTGCGGCCAGTATTCCCGCGCCGGTCGCCGTAACTACTACGTCGGTACCACCGGCGTGAACACATTCGGCACGATGAACTTCACTTCCGACTTCCAGGAAAAGGACATCGTGTTCGGCGGCGACAAGAAGCTCGCCAAGCTGATCGGTGAGATCGAGACCCTGTTCCCGCTGAACAAAGGTATCTCGGTGCAGTCCGAGTGCCCGATCGGCCTGATCGGCGACGACATCGAGGCGGTGTCGAAGAAGGCGGCCAAGGAGATCAACAAGCCGGTCGTGCCGGTGCGCTGCGAAGGTTTCCGCGGCGTGTCGCAATCGCTCGGCCACCACATCGCCAACGACGCGATCCGCGACTGGGTGCTGGGCAACCGCGACGGCCAGGCGTTCGAGTCTACTCCGTATGACGTGACCATCATCGGCGACTACAACATCGGCGGCGACGCCTGGGCGACGCGCACCATCCTGGAAGACATGGGACTGCGCGTGATCGCGCAATGGTCCGGCGACGGCACCATCGCCGAGATGGAGAACACCCCGAAGGCCAAGCTGAACCTGCTGCACTGCTACCGCTCGATGAACTATATCAGCCGTCACATGGAAGAGAAGTACGGCATCCCGTACATGGAATACAACTTCTTCGGTCCGACCAAGATCGAGGCATCCATTCGCGAGATCGCCAGTTTCTTCGACGACAAGATCAAGGCGAATGCAGAGAAGGTCATCGCCAAGTACAAGCCGATCATGCAGGGCATCATCGACAAGTACAAGCCGCGCCTGCAAGGAAAGCGCGTGATGCTGTACGTCGGCGGCCTGCGTCCGCGCCACATCATCGGCGCTTACGAAGATCTGGGCATGGAAGTGGTCGGCACCGGTTACGAGTTCGCGCACAACGATGACTACGACCGCACCATCAAGGAGATGGGCAACTCGACTCTGCTGTACGACGACGTCACCGGCTTCGAGTTCGAAGAGTTCGTGAAGCGCGTCAAGCCCGACCTGGTCGGCTCCGGCATCAAGGAAAAGTTCATCTTCCAGAAGATGGGCATCCCTTTCCGCCAGATGCACAGCTGGGACTATTCCGGCCCGTATCACGGCTACGACGGCTTCGCCATCTTCGCCCGCGACATGGATATGACCTTGAACAACCCGTGCTGGAGCAAGTTGGCCGCCCCGTGGTTGAAACAGTCTGAACCGGTCGCCGAGAAGGTCGCTGCGTAA
- a CDS encoding cation:proton antiporter, producing the protein MKYLKIAVLFVVAYMLDLAAPTLLERIAELGGTETAIANSLWCLGLFLGFGWACSKFAEGTVFPSFTLQLLIGIVLHDALAPIASQMMLAVVVCTALAAIILKGGGDEVDRRDFVKIAFPTVMIALVGYLITFFVMFPILLALGLDGKLAALLAAIIGSTDPAALIPTLKAIAFKDEYKRLANISVAESAINDAVGAIFVAAIASMILAGNSLDSLGALVSGLFSAENMMHLGGQFLFGAFAGVIGWVAMYGYEIYKSRDNARNVGETAYDFAMVLAIPLVTFLLAQMIHGNGFLAAFVAGLLANYNHGKEYFHKTLHTMEIKIESIAKPTIFMMVGPFVSLGNLWETAVLGLLVSLAFILIARPVAVLLSMLPTNLSIKDKLFLSAVRETGVIPVVLAVITVAQFPEMTQLMPLTAWVVIWTLTLLPAITPWWSRKLGIVK; encoded by the coding sequence ATGAAATACCTGAAGATCGCAGTCCTGTTCGTTGTCGCTTATATGTTGGATCTCGCTGCTCCGACCCTGCTTGAACGCATAGCCGAGTTGGGCGGCACGGAAACGGCCATCGCCAACTCCCTGTGGTGTCTGGGATTGTTCCTGGGATTCGGCTGGGCGTGCAGCAAGTTCGCCGAAGGCACCGTTTTCCCCAGCTTCACCCTGCAACTTCTGATCGGCATCGTCCTGCACGATGCACTGGCGCCCATCGCCTCGCAGATGATGCTCGCTGTGGTTGTCTGTACCGCGCTTGCCGCCATCATCCTGAAGGGCGGCGGCGACGAGGTCGACCGGCGCGATTTCGTGAAGATTGCTTTTCCCACCGTGATGATCGCGCTGGTGGGTTATCTCATCACCTTCTTCGTCATGTTCCCCATCCTGCTGGCGCTAGGACTCGACGGCAAGCTCGCGGCCCTGCTCGCCGCCATCATCGGCTCCACCGACCCGGCGGCGCTGATCCCGACCCTGAAAGCCATTGCTTTCAAGGACGAGTACAAGCGCCTCGCCAACATTTCGGTGGCCGAAAGCGCCATCAACGATGCGGTGGGCGCCATCTTCGTGGCCGCCATCGCTTCCATGATCTTGGCGGGCAATTCACTGGATTCGCTGGGCGCTCTTGTTTCCGGCCTGTTCAGCGCCGAGAACATGATGCACCTCGGCGGCCAGTTCCTGTTCGGCGCCTTCGCCGGTGTCATCGGCTGGGTCGCCATGTACGGATACGAGATCTACAAATCGCGTGACAACGCACGCAACGTGGGTGAGACTGCCTACGACTTCGCGATGGTGCTGGCGATCCCGCTGGTCACCTTCCTGCTGGCGCAGATGATCCACGGCAACGGCTTCCTGGCGGCCTTCGTCGCCGGTCTGCTCGCCAACTACAACCATGGCAAGGAATACTTCCACAAGACCCTGCACACCATGGAGATCAAGATCGAGAGTATCGCCAAGCCCACCATCTTCATGATGGTCGGTCCTTTCGTCTCGCTGGGTAACCTGTGGGAGACCGCCGTGCTCGGGCTGCTGGTGTCGCTCGCCTTCATTCTCATCGCCCGCCCCGTGGCCGTCCTGCTCTCCATGCTGCCCACCAACCTCAGCATCAAGGACAAACTCTTCTTGAGCGCGGTGCGCGAGACGGGAGTCATCCCGGTGGTGCTGGCCGTCATCACCGTCGCGCAGTTCCCGGAAATGACGCAGCTCATGCCGCTGACCGCCTGGGTCGTCATCTGGACACTGACCCTGCTCCCGGCAATCACGCCGTGGTGGTCAAGAAAACTCGGTATCGTGAAATAA
- a CDS encoding dinitrogenase iron-molybdenum cofactor biosynthesis protein, whose product MTTAAVITKPAALRIALAARVLSEVDTGALVAKLGNQLGLPITEEKLAKVTVADLKLILSGEETVEPDVDGASIKLAVRHLWGESGDAENLPPLDVYSDGDLPGSLRVAVASNTEENLDGHFGSCPRFLVYQVGRNDIRLIDARSTLISDDAEDKNVARAELINDCQIVYVQSIGGPAAAKAVRANVHPVKVPEGGKARATLQRLQAVLDAPPPWLAKILGVEAKSLSRFTEAEEE is encoded by the coding sequence ATGACCACTGCCGCCGTCATCACCAAACCCGCCGCCCTGCGCATCGCACTGGCCGCCCGCGTCCTCTCGGAAGTGGACACCGGCGCACTGGTGGCGAAGCTGGGCAATCAATTAGGCTTGCCGATCACCGAAGAGAAACTCGCCAAGGTGACCGTGGCTGACCTCAAACTCATCCTTTCCGGCGAAGAGACCGTCGAGCCGGACGTGGACGGTGCTTCCATCAAACTTGCCGTGCGCCACCTGTGGGGCGAATCCGGCGACGCTGAGAACTTGCCGCCGCTGGACGTTTACTCCGATGGCGACCTGCCCGGCAGCCTGCGTGTGGCCGTGGCCTCCAACACCGAAGAGAACCTCGACGGCCATTTCGGCTCATGCCCGCGCTTCCTCGTCTACCAAGTCGGGCGCAACGACATCCGCCTCATCGACGCGCGTTCCACCCTCATCTCCGACGATGCGGAAGACAAGAACGTCGCGCGTGCCGAACTCATCAACGACTGCCAGATCGTCTATGTACAGTCCATCGGCGGTCCCGCCGCAGCCAAGGCCGTGCGCGCCAACGTCCATCCCGTGAAAGTGCCGGAAGGCGGCAAGGCGCGCGCCACCCTGCAACGCCTGCAGGCCGTGCTTGATGCGCCGCCGCCCTGGCTGGCCAAGATCCTCGGCGTGGAAGCGAAGTCGCTAAGCCGGTTCACCGAGGCAGAAGAAGAGTAA
- a CDS encoding SIR2 family protein produces MSTAFESIFSGLSEGSVVPYLGPGALDGVIDPATGKTIPADSDSLILAMNNGQPMAPKLMFEFPRAAMNVELKRGRSTLNRFLDTTYRDTQWSNSALHGWLAQQKLPCIVDANRDTQLQKQYAATPHTLVVGVARISSKEYRFRLFHYDGASYSAVEQEAVDASLPILFKPLGTPLPESNYIASDADFVDYITELMGGFAIPSFVKRMRQNKRYLLLGLRLNRDTDRMVFSDIIFGADKPAGWALIPHPTDKEKRFLGRLNIEIVNADVADFLTAAQSLDGSLAAA; encoded by the coding sequence ATGAGTACCGCATTTGAAAGCATCTTTTCCGGCCTGTCCGAAGGCAGCGTAGTCCCCTATCTCGGCCCCGGCGCGCTCGACGGTGTGATCGACCCGGCAACCGGCAAGACCATCCCCGCCGACAGCGACAGCCTGATCCTGGCTATGAACAACGGCCAGCCGATGGCACCCAAGCTGATGTTCGAGTTCCCGCGCGCGGCGATGAACGTGGAACTGAAGCGCGGCCGCTCGACGCTCAATCGCTTTCTCGACACCACTTACCGCGATACGCAATGGAGCAACTCCGCACTGCACGGCTGGCTGGCGCAACAAAAACTGCCCTGCATCGTCGACGCCAACCGCGACACACAGCTGCAAAAGCAATATGCCGCCACGCCGCACACGCTGGTCGTCGGCGTCGCGCGCATCTCCAGCAAGGAATACCGCTTCCGCCTCTTCCACTACGATGGAGCTAGTTATTCTGCCGTCGAGCAGGAAGCGGTGGATGCCAGTCTGCCCATCCTGTTCAAGCCGCTGGGCACGCCCTTGCCGGAATCGAACTACATCGCTTCCGATGCCGACTTCGTCGATTACATCACCGAGTTGATGGGCGGCTTCGCCATTCCTTCGTTCGTCAAACGCATGCGCCAGAACAAACGCTACCTGCTGCTGGGCCTGCGTCTCAACCGCGACACCGACCGCATGGTGTTCTCCGACATCATCTTCGGCGCGGACAAGCCCGCCGGCTGGGCGCTCATCCCCCATCCCACCGACAAGGAGAAACGTTTCCTGGGAAGGCTCAACATCGAGATCGTGAATGCCGACGTGGCGGACTTCCTCACCGCCGCACAAAGCCTGGACGGCAGCCTCGCCGCAGCATGA